A single genomic interval of Helianthus annuus cultivar XRQ/B chromosome 6, HanXRQr2.0-SUNRISE, whole genome shotgun sequence harbors:
- the LOC110944372 gene encoding uncharacterized protein LOC110944372, with protein MAASCTGSTSMPTSPQVSASFAPAVSCIMPIPSSTVSIAVTSEPLPSLRSGGFDTTLPESPKDMFAGFDTNAAAASTAHEATSVGGGDNHASSSGIADDGARLIDDLFIPTVCWDPHAQDKRYQPQWKIAESSRLIFPPVVQHWVERAYPPAEAAYVEGLNNEDLMNSSISDSVTLPRRLVEIRRRWVRDNTQLHEARVIIQELRDDKHRLESQLQTAGLKEARFLSEKNKAEEDLRRVTEHLAEERILWARDMAEKDRVLAQAKNVQEELERKAVAEAQKVQERYQDLTTEVETCHTKIRLMQGELEEREAKFKEMQDHCDSLVTQNNKLAASSSSKLREVEDALAQSHAEIDDLTNQLAAMRGDRNWLITNGLVGAFEFLRESSHFTSLIDRLSAAAYQAGHHDGVLKGYMDCQQAERVPPDFQTLKNKLQADMAKALEAAYTEPLPCYGGLMDKVNEDGIDSLRLMLDPADESEED; from the exons ATGGCGGCGTCTTGTACTGGTAGTACCAGCATGCCTACGAGTCCACAAGTTTCAGCGTCATTCGCTCCCGCTGTGAGCTGCATCATGCCCATTCCTAGTTCTACGGTATCCATAGCCGTAACTTCCGAGCCGCTGCCCTCGCTTCGATCAGGTGGTTTTGACACAACCCTTCCTGAATCGCCCAAGGACATGTTTGCTGGTTTTGACACCAATGCTGCTGCCGCGTCGACCGCGCATGAGGCAACTAGCGTGGGTGGAGGCGATAATCATGCGTCGAGCAGCGGCATTGCTGACGATGGTGCCCGCTTGATTGATGATTTGTTTATACCTACCGTTTGTTGGGATCCTCATGCCCAGGATAAACGTTACCAGCCTCAATGGAAGATTGCTGAATCTTCCCGACTTATCTTTCCTCCAGTTGTCCAACATTGGGTTGAGAGGGCGTACCCCCCCGCTGAAGCGGCGTATGTTGAGGGGTTAAACAATGAGGATTTGATGAATTCGTCTATATCAGATTCTGTGACCCTACCTCGCCGGTTGGTAGAGATACGGCGCCGGTGGGTGCGTGATAACACCCAACTTCATGAGGCCCGGGTCATTATCCAAGAACTGAGGGATGACAAGCATCGCCTCGAAAGTCAACTGCAGACCGCTGGGTTGAAAGAGGCCCGATTTCTGTCAGAGAAGAATAAGGCCGAGGAGGATTTGCGGAGGGTAACTGAACATCTCGCTGAGGAAAGGATCTTATGGGCCCGCGATATGGCGGAAAAAGATAGGGTTTTGGCTCAAGCGAAAAATGTACAAGAGGAGTTGGAACGCAAGGCTGTGGCAGAGGCTCAGAAG GTTCAGGAGCGGTACCAGGATTTGACAACCGAAGTAGAGACCTGTCATACCAAGATCCGACTGATGCAGGGAGAGTTGGAGGAGCGTGAGGCAAAATTCAAGGAGATGCAAGATCATTGTGATTCCCTTGTCACCCAAAACAATAAGCTTGCTGCATCGTCGTCTTCAAAGTTAAGGGAGGTGGAGGACGCGCTGGCACAATCCCATGCAGAGATCGATGATTTGACCAACCAGCTAGCGGCTATGCGGGGAGACAGGAATTGGTTGATAACTAATGGGCTAGTGGGGGCGTTCGAATTTCTGCGTGAGTCGTCCCACTTTACTAGCCTGATTGACCGTCTTTCCGCCGCTGCCTACCAAGCTGGTCATCATGATGGTGTACTTAAGGGCTACATGGACTGCCAGCAAGCGGAAAGAGTCCCGCCGGACTTCCAAACCCTCAAAAATAAGTTACAGGCTGATATGGCGAAGGCTCTTGAAGCTGCGTACACCGAACCTCTACCTTGCTATGGCGGTCTGATGGATAAAGTTAATGAAGATGGAATAGACTCGCTACGTCTGATGCTGGACCCTGCGGACGAGTCCGAAGAAGACTGA
- the LOC110864652 gene encoding protein DETOXIFICATION 24 — translation MEDGIQAKLLRREEEEEGDLKGRIWDESRKIWRVALPGVISRVCAFGTIVVTQSFIGHISDMDLAAYALVQTLSVRFVNGILLGMSSATETLCGQAFGAGQHHMMGIYLQRSWIVDLITLTVLLPIFIFATQIFKLLGEDEAVANSGGPISLWFIPFVYNFVFSLTIQMFLQAQLKNMVIAWLSIFQFGIHIPLSLLLVYKLDLGVAGAMIALSMSSWFLVIGEFIYIFGGWCPYSWKGFTVAAFKDLFPVVKLSISSGVMVCLELWYNAVLVLLAGYMADAEVAISAFSICLNINAWEFMISLGFLGAACVRVANELGRGNAKAAKFSIKVLLGTSIAIGLFFFVLCLIFGRKLAYVFTTDERVADTVSDLSLLLSFSVLLNSIYPVLSGVAVGAGMQGTVAIVNLVCFYLIGIPIGALLGYLTNLQVKGIWIGMIGGVVTQTIALIYMAWATDWDDQVKKASERLNRFYVKSSENPE, via the exons ATGGAAGATGGAATTCAAGCAAAGTTACTTCGACgcgaagaagaggaagaaggggACTTGAAAGGGAGGATATGGGACGAATCAAGAAAGATATGGAGGGTCGCATTGCCAGGTGTCATATCAAGAGTATGTGCATTTGGAACCATTGTTGTTACACAATCATTTATCGGCCATATTAGTGACATGGATCTTGCTGCCTACGCCCTTGTTCAAACGCTCAGTGTCCGCTTTGTCAATGGAATCCTT TTGGGAATGTCGAGTGCAACTGAAACTCTTTGTGGTCAAGCGTTTGGAGCAGGGCAACACCACATGATGGGCATTTACTTGCAAAGATCATGGATAGTTGACTTAATTACTTTAACCGTCTTACTCCCAATTTTCATCTTTGCTACACAAATTTTCAAACTTCTAGGGGAAGACGAGGCGGTAGCAAATAGTGGCGGTCCCATCTCTCTATGGTTCATCCCTTTTGTCTACAATTTCGTCTTCAGCTTGACCATACAAATGTTCCTACAAGCACAGCTAAAGAACATGGTGATTGCATGGCTTTCAATCTTCCAATTCGGGATCCACATCCCTTTGTCTTTGCTTCTTGTGTATAAGCTAGACCTCGGGGTTGCTGGTGCAATGATTGCACTGTCCATGTCATCATGGTTTCTTGTGATTGGAGAATTCATTTACATATTTGGTGGTTGGTGTCCATATTCTTGGAAAGGATTTACGGTAGCTGCGTTTAAGGATCTGTTTCCTGTTGTGAAGCTTTCCATATCTTCTGGTGTGATGGTCTG CTTGGAGTTATGGTACAATGCGGTGTTGGTCTTGCTTGCGGGGTATATGGCAGATGCAGAGGTTGCTATATCTGCTTTCTCGATATG CTTGAATATCAATGCATGGGAATTCATGATCAGCCTCGGGTTCTTAGGTGCTGCATG TGTCCGGGTTGCAAATGAATTAGGGAGAGGAAATGCCAAAGCAGCAAAGTTCTCAATTAAAGTCTTGTTGGGGACTTCTATTGCAATTGGATTGTTTTTCTTTGTTCTCTGTCTGATTTTTGGAAGAAAACTTGCCTACGTGTTCACCACTGATGAAAGAGTTGCAGATACAGTATCAGACCTTTCTTTGCTCCTTTCTTTTTCGGTTTTACTCAACAGCATTTACCCTGTTCTCTCAG GGGTGGCGGTTGGAGCCGGGATGCAGGGTACTGTAGCAATCGTGAACCTCGTTTGCTTCTATCTAATTGGTATTCCAATTGGGGCATTGCTTGGTTACTTGACTAACCTTCAAGTAAAG GGCATATGGATCGGAATGATCGGTGGTGTTGTGACACAGACGATTGCGCTTATATATATGGCATGGGCAACTGACTGGGACGATCAG GTTAAGAAGGCTTCAGAACGGTTAAATCGGTTTTATGTTAAGTCGTCGGAAAATCCAGAGTAA
- the LOC110864651 gene encoding protein SSUH2 homolog: protein MITSTGALFKLTAVRFPVTNSSNGAPPPDSHNNPPPPPPSPSPPPPRTPLLSVPKPSWIVRTESNVRIEKRRTPDPPCVVCRGSGRVDCFDCSGKGRTNGVDLAMLPNGEWPKWCKTCGGSGLAYCSRCLGTGEYRYLMGFHFMKKDEDEAQKNMKVRDVLRARKRAEDLLPNDEIS from the exons ATGATAACCTCCACCGGAGCACTCTTCAAGCTAACAGCCGTCAGATTTCCGGTCACAAATTCAAGCAACGGTGCACCACCGCCGGACTCTCACAacaatccaccaccaccaccaccatcaccgtctCCACCGCCGCCTCGAACGCCGTTGCTATCAGTCCCGAAGCCATCGTGGATTGTTAGAACAGAG TCAAATGTTAGAATAGAGAAAAGACGAACACCAGATCCTCCTTGCGTTGTTTGCAGAGGCAGTGGCAGAGTCGATTGTTTTGATTGTTCTGGAAAAG GTAGGACGAATGGTGTTGACTTAGCTATGCTACCGAATGGCGAGTGGCCAAAATG GTGCAAGACTTGTGGTGGTAGCGGGCTTGCCTACTGTTCTCGTTGTCTAGGTACGGGAGAATATCGGTATCTTATGGGATTTCATTTCATGAAGAAAGACGAAGATGAAGCTCAAAAAAATATGAAGGTTCGTGATGTGTTACGAGCTCGCAAAAGGGCAGAAGATTTGCTCCCAAATGATGAGATATCTTGA
- the LOC110864650 gene encoding protein BOLA1, chloroplastic: MVIKQRKESNRTKRRRFSILDLLIWQTMGSRGANVLLTRASRIKSKLQTVLEAKILEVEDVSYQHAGHAAVKDNASETHFNVKVVSGKFDGQNLVKRHRMVYDALADELESGLHALSIVAKTPKEAGLS; encoded by the exons ATGGTTATCAAGCAACGGAAAGAAAGCAATCGCACAAAGAGACGCCGTTTTTCCATTCTTGATCTG TTAATTTGGCAAACGATGGGTTCACGAGGAGCAAATGTATTGCTAACGAGGGCAAGTAGGATCAAGTCGAAGCTTCAAACGGTTCTAGAAGCGAAGATTTTGGAAGTGGAAGATGTATCATATCAGCATGCAGGACATGCTGCGGTTAAAGACAATGCAAGTGAAACTCATTTCAATGTGAAAGTTGTTTCAGGTAAGTTTGATGGTCAAAATCTGGTGAAGCGGCACCGTATGGTCTATGATGCACTTGCAGATGAACTCGAGTCTGGTTTGCATGCGCTTTCAATTGTTGCAAAGACTCCTAAAGAAGCTGGCCTCAGTTGA
- the LOC110863735 gene encoding E3 ubiquitin-protein ligase PUB23 has protein sequence MLQMMSISVKSLSTIGSTPKSSNHDSEMEFPQDFRCPISMELMKEPVIISTGVTYERKNIEKWFFSYNKKTCPATMQNIVNFGVTPNYTLKRLILVWQNSHSPSSSSSSSPSESFKRDEIVSLLNTLASSPFKVKSLKKLKEIIKIGDERKLDFIILGGLDVLFKLVVQVLLDCSDFAVFQACEEALGVLQHFVVSGEDDGKVIELLSQPECMKSMVIILQRGSKEARVYVISILKKLANSSFNWKVIVDDQGIGMFKSMLELASDEISTKASSSAFDLFIKILDSSKKSRSKAIEAGAMCTLIELLPDANKSKCEKILQIIKLLCECVDGRVAFTEHRLATGAVSQKMFDVSDMASKICVKIFSLICSFHPTEKVLEEMMVYGVVKKLVVLLHTSGQSSTKNKVVDMFKKHSNLWSRYPCFPDELKGYLCLHH, from the coding sequence ATGTTACAAATGATGTCAATATCCGTTAAGAGTCTGTCAACTATTGGATCAACTCCGAAGAGTTCAAATCATGATTCGGAAATGGAGTTTCCACAAGATTTTAGATGCCCTATATCCATGGAGCTCATGAAAGAACCGGTCATCATCTCTACGGGGGTCACTTATGAGCGAAAAAACATCGAAAAATGGTTCTTTAGCTACAACAAGAAGACTTGTCCAGCCACCATGCAAAACATAGTGAATTTTGGTGTCACCCCTAATTACACCCTCAAGAGACTCATTCTTGTATGGCAAAATAGTCATtcaccatcttcatcttcttcatcgtcGCCTTCAGAATCGTTTAAGCGCGATGAAATAGTGTCATTGCTCAATACCCTAGCCTCAAGCCCATTCAAGGTGAAGTCTCTAAAGAAACTTAAAGAAATTATTAAAATAGGAGATGAGAGGAAGCTTGATTTCATAATATTAGGAGGGTTGGATGTGCTTTTCAAATTAGTTGTTCAAGTATTACTAGACTGCTCGGATTTCGCGGTATTCCAAGCTTGTGAGGAGGCTTTAGGAGTTCTTCAACATTTTGTAGTATCAGGAGAAGATGATGGTAAAGTAATTGAACTATTGTCACAACCTGAATGCATGAAGTCAATGGTGATTATTCTTCAAAGGGGAAGTAAGGAAGCTAGGGTTTACGTGATATCGATACTTAAAAAGCTAGCAAACTCTAGTTTCAATTGGAAAGTCATTGTAGATGATCAAGGTATCGGTATGTTCAAATCCATGTTGGAGCTTGCATCCGATGAGATTTCAACGAAGGCGAGTTCGTCTGCTTTCGACCTATTTATAAAGATCTTAGATTCATCGAAGAAAAGCCGATCAAAGGCGATAGAGGCCGGTGCGATGTGTACCCTAATTGAGTTGCTACCTGACGCCAACAAGTCCAAGTGTGAAAAGATATTGCAAATAATTAAACTATTGTGCGAATGCGTGGATGGAAGGGTGGCATTTACTGAGCACCGGTTAGCGACTGGTGCAGTATCTCAAAAGATGTTTGATGTATCGGATATGGCTTCAAAGATTTGCGTGAAGATTTTCTCGTTGATATGTAGTTTTCATCCCACGGAGAAGGTTTTGGAGGAGATGATGGTCTATGGGGTGGTCAAGAAACTTGTGGTGTTGTTACATACGAGTGGACAGTCATCTACGAAGAACAAAGTCGTGGATATGTTTAAAAAGCATAGTAATTTGTGGAGTCGTTACCCTTGTTTTCCTGACGAGTTGAAGGGATACCTATGTTTACAtcattaa